One genomic region from Salvia hispanica cultivar TCC Black 2014 chromosome 2, UniMelb_Shisp_WGS_1.0, whole genome shotgun sequence encodes:
- the LOC125204082 gene encoding uncharacterized protein LOC125204082 produces MGAGVRFTVFTYRETRLQSFSFEEVDLKDDSDLVTSGFPVVCCDEGIVSEDFPTVPGLCRVGGALFMVGGMLNTTKPCSKKWLWSAPPPPLPGGSSTMTWTRCDAAMDSGRLFPMVVPLHDGRVFICGGTSEPKSWVEIYDPEKGEFDRRDLPDQTLNPFPSSCFRWADHSVMLYFTRINIKEQVSKPSLVLYDVERNNWEIFAENLPDSELFHLDKRKLIYVGGNILFMIDQASCWFVYDLSAKKVVAKMDVRVEDGEGEVMQAFYLGNNDIQNTSWIFYIFLPEVIHRYGYTDLRYAKVEVVQGKGGDYAATVQLSGLLRVGYHTDLYIIADDASRKGAAKEELLKEKEEDEK; encoded by the exons ATGGGGGCCGGTGTACGCTTCACGGTGTTTACGTATCGCGAAACGAGATTGCAGAGCTTTAGTTTCGAGGAGGTGGATTTGAAGGATGATTCTGATCTGGTAACATCTGGATTTCCTGTTGTTTGTTGTGATGAAGGAATTGTGAGTGAAGACTTTCCGACTGTGCCTGGATTATGCCGTGTCGGTGGTGCCTTGTTCATGGTCGGAGGGATGTTAAACACCACAAAGCCGTGTTCGAAAAAATGGTTGTGGTCTGCACCGCCACCACCATTACCCGGTGGTTCTTCTACCATGACTTGGACTCGTTGCGACGCTGCTATGGATTCAGGGCGATTATTCCCTATGGTAGTCCCGTTACACGATGGCAGGGTATTCATCTGCGGGGGCACTTCTGAACCCAAAAGTTGGGTTGAGATTTACGACCCGGAGAAAGGCGAGTTCGACCGGAGGGACTTGCCTGACCAGACCTTGAATCCCTTCCCATCCTCTTGCTTTCGGTGGGCCGACCATTCGGTTATGCTGTACTTCACTAGGATTAACATAAAAGAACAAGTCTCCAAGCCATCTCTCGTCTTGTACGACGTGGAAAGAAACAATTGGGAAATCTTCGCAGAGAACCTCCCCGACTCTGAACTCTTTCATTTGGATAAGAGGAAGCTCATATATGTGGGGGGAAACATTCTGTTCATGATCGACCAAGCATCTTGTTGGTTTGTCTACGATCTCTCTGCCAAAAAAGTGGTGGCGAAGATGGACGTGAGGGTTGAGGATGGGGAAGGGGAAGTGATGCAAGCTTTTTACCTCGGCAACAATGATATTCAAAATACTAGTTGGATCTTCTACATATTCCTTCCTGAGGTGATTCACCGTTACGGTTACACTGATCTTCGTTATGCCAAGGTCGAAGTCGTCCAAGGCAAGGGTGGGGATTACGCTGCTACTGTTCAGTTGAGCGGTCTTCTGAGAGTTGGTTACCATACCGATCTTTATAT TATTGCTGATGACGCGAGCCGTAAGGGAGCTGCGAAGGAGGAGCTGttgaaagagaaagaggaggATGAGAAGTGA